A section of the Spirosoma pollinicola genome encodes:
- a CDS encoding helix-turn-helix domain-containing protein produces the protein MYKIPLTFDQLPEAVYQLRQEIGELKQLLKEKSVAPVPDADILWTRCETADFLKVSTVTIWSWDKKGILNPRRIGNQVRYLKSEVMAANKSIRK, from the coding sequence ATGTATAAAATACCGCTTACATTCGACCAGTTACCAGAGGCTGTTTACCAGCTCCGCCAGGAAATCGGTGAGTTAAAACAACTATTAAAAGAAAAATCGGTTGCACCCGTTCCTGATGCTGATATACTTTGGACCCGCTGCGAAACCGCTGACTTTTTAAAAGTATCGACAGTCACGATCTGGTCTTGGGATAAAAAGGGGATTCTTAATCCGCGTCGGATTGGCAATCAGGTACGCTACCTTAAAAGTGAAGTGATGGCCGCTAATAAATCCATCAGAAAATGA